A single window of Nicotiana sylvestris chromosome 3, ASM39365v2, whole genome shotgun sequence DNA harbors:
- the LOC104220375 gene encoding dual specificity protein phosphatase PHS1 isoform X1 gives MTNEYQQQDMYSLQKEEEKDSFELGSEEPEAPLPLTVTSRVLYMLGDITAGPAYRFAQWLELVRKRSSNYRSSGFPHRIPRAHSMPLSLSAEESSLDQVDPLPSEQTPEVNLWERLGKAAVLDIESSTFSWNMLSSLHHTEHSSSTEQSEDETNKALEVTVNSGGVVFFALFNEPENDDASPKEAAAVIKISSSRMATQSERLGYEFAKWLGVQTPQSRVIHNCSPEWLQIKEAAEKAKDAAILEGDGIVEMTCSELLEALELSRCLMLMNYIHGSPLLESSNAFDSREAGERTAAALGRVLMLDLVIRNEDRLPCRHLRWRGNPANLLLADKVNAANLDALAAAFDSAIDRYRPRVIRALQKERRANSVDSRISTPNPGLISQSSDLSDITESPKSSNMSVSQTSNESCPDFHVVAIDSGVPRRPPAGKRASDQENYPKLVELLINSPEYASKILYEITGGKLGSPPEDSDIMNNYQAADAASIVHEFRSGFRAALRDLQGFHIFIVTLHQKLDSLFRVFLNIINRASAGDLEKEDLVIPESPSQSAGVAGHCPSTPSKERTPNDNYLDSNESECQRTATRPSSSGCRDSLDSTVSPSSRDSWQGKLCKGSGEPLRSLRLTSKLRDFHKFAKVDAELNKELEQWNEMLKSDAVKLCQENNFNSGFFEGSDSNYVVDAYELKIRLEHILERISLVSDAANTEKPSAISASLFIGGALAARSVYTLQHLGITHILCLCANETGQSDSQFPDLFEYKNFSICDEEDSNISALFNEAHDFIDLVEENGGKVLVHCFEGRSRSATVVLAYLMLRKKFTLLKAWNTLRRVHRRAQPNDGFARILLDLDRKLHGKVSMEWQQRKPSMKVCPICGKNAGLSSSSLKLHLQKAHKKLSSGSVDSAMNMEIQKALDALKISRGGSVSPTQRQSSMIEDLES, from the exons TGCAGAAGAGTCAAGTCTTGATCAGGTTGATCCTCTACCATCTGAGCAAACGCCAGAAGTAAATTTATGGGAGAGACTTGGCAAAGCTGCGGTTTTGGACATTGAATCAAGCACCTTTTCATGGAACATGCTGTCTTCTCTTCACCACACAGAACACAGTAGTAGTACCGAACAGTCCGAGGATGAAACCAATAAAGCATTAGAG GTGACTGTAAATTCTGGGGGTGTTGTATTCTTTGCGCTATTTAACGAACCTGAAAATGATGATGCTTCTCCAAAAGAAGCTGCGGCTGTTATAAAGATATCATCTTCGAGGATGGCTACACAATCAGAACGTCTGGGTTATGAATTTGCGAAGTGGCTAGGTGTCCAAACTCCACAA TCCAGGGTTATTCATAATTGTAGCCCAGAGTGGCTACAGATCAAGGAAGCTGCAGAAAAAGCAAAAGATGCAGCGATTTTGGAAGGTGATGGGATTGTGGAAATGACGTGTTCAGAACTTCTGGAAGCTCTTGAGCTAAGCCGGTGCCTTATGTTAATGAA TTACATACATGGGTCCCCCCTGTTGGAGAGCTCAAATGCATTTGATTCAAGAGAAGCAGGAGAAAGGACTGCGGCAGCACTAGGTAGGGTTTTGATGTTGGATCTTGTCATCAGAAATGAAGATCGGCTTCCATGTCGCCATCTCAGATGGCGCGGTAACCCTGCAAATTTATTGTTAGCTGATAAAGTGAATGCTGCAAACTTGGACGCACTAGCAGCAGCCTTCGATTCTGCAATTGATAGATATAGGCCGAGAGTGATTCGGGCgcttcagaaagaaagaagagcTAATTCTGTAGATAGCAGAATAAGCACTCCTAACCCAGGATTAATATCACAGAGTTCCGACCTTTCAGACATCACAGAATCTCCAAAATCCAGCAATATGAGTGTAAGTCAAACTTCAAATGAGTCATGTCCAGATTTTCACGTTGTAGCAATAGACTCTGGGGTTCCTCGAAGACCACCTGCAGGAAAGCGTGCAAGTGATCAAGAAAATTATCCTAAGCTGGTTGAGCTCCTAATTAACAGTCCCGAGTATGCTTCAAAAATATTATATGAGATTACGGGAGGAAAATTAGGATCTCCACCAGAGGATTCTGATATAATGAACAACTATCAGGCAGCTGATGCAGCTTCAATAGTGCATGAGTTCCGGAGTGGATTTCGTGCAGCTCTACGTGACTTGCAGGGATTTCATATATTCATTGTCACACTTCATCAGAAACTGGATAGCCTCTTTCGAGTATTTCTTAATATTATCAACCGTGCTTCTGCTGGCGATCTTGAGAAAGAAGACTTGGTAATTCCTGAGTCACCTTCACAATCTGCTGGCGTTGCGGGGCATTGCCCATCAACACCAAGTAAAGAACGCACACCAAATGATAATTATTTGGATTCAAATGAATCAGAATGTCAGAGAACAGCTACTAGACCATCATCTTCAGGATGCAGAGACAGCTTGGATTCTACTGTTTCTCCAAGTTCACGTGATAGCTGGCAAGGAAAGCTCTGTAAGGGCAGTGGTGAGCCACTTCGTAGTCTCCGTTTGACTTCAAAACTCCGTGACTTTCATAAGTTTGCTAAG GTAGATGCAGAACTAAATAAAGAGTTGGAGCAATGGAATGAGATGCTTAAAAGTGATGCAGTTAAACTATGCCAGGAAAACAATTTTAATTCAGGTTTCTTTGAAGGAAGTGATAGTAATTATGTGGTTGATGCTTATGAGCTAAAG ATCAGGCTTGAGCACATTCTGGAGAGGATATCATTAGTTTCTGATGCTGCAAATACAGAAAAACCATCTGCAATCTCAGCCAGCTTGTTTATTGGTGGCGCACTTGCTGCTAGATCTGTGTACACACTGCAACATTTAGGGATCACACATATCTTATGTCTCTGTGCAAATGAAACTGGGCAGTCAGACTCCCAATTTCCTGATTTATTTGAATATAAGAACTTTTCC ATATGTGATGAAGAAGATTCTAATATCAGTGCACTCTTTAACGAAGCTCATGATTTTATCGATCTTGTTGAAGAAAACGGCGGGAAGGTTCTGGTTCATTGCTTTGAAGGGAGAAGCAGGAGTGCTACAGTAGTTCTTGCTTATTTAATGCTCAGGAA GAAGTTTACTTTGTTAAAGGCATGGAATACATTGAGACGAGTTCATCGTCGAGCCCAACCTAATGATGGTTTTGCAAGGATTCTTTTGGACCTAGATCGCAAGTTGCATGGTAAGGTTTCTATGGAATGGCAACAGCGGAAGCCAAGCATGAAGGTTTGTCCCATCTGTGGAAAGAACGCTGGCTTGAGCAGCAGTTCGCTGAAGCTTCATTTGCAGAAAGCACACAAGAAACTATCATCTGGAAGTGTGGACAGTGCTATGAACATGGAAATACAGAAGGCCTTAGATGCACTCAAAATAAGTCGAGGTGGAAGTGTCAGCCCTACGCAAAGACAATCTTCCATGATTGAAGATTTGGAATCATGA